The following proteins come from a genomic window of Flavobacterium eburneipallidum:
- a CDS encoding addiction module protein: MNLKFIHDNKGNKTGVFIPIEEWQTLKTKYSDLQNEEVENNIELTSWQKEILDERLDDYYKNPSDVVDFDTTIASIRKKI; encoded by the coding sequence ATGAATTTAAAATTTATACACGACAACAAAGGCAATAAAACGGGTGTTTTTATTCCTATAGAAGAATGGCAAACACTTAAAACAAAATATTCTGATTTGCAAAATGAAGAAGTGGAAAATAACATTGAACTAACTTCCTGGCAAAAAGAAATTCTTGATGAGCGTTTAGATGATTATTACAAAAATCCTAGTGATGTTGTAGATTTTGACACTACAATTGCTAGTATTAGAAAAAAAATATGA
- a CDS encoding type II toxin-antitoxin system RelE/ParE family toxin, whose product MSYNFVNKPNVNQDIEDIVVYYKNINPELANAILDRVEEAKKHISDFPLAFQIKYKNVRTILLEQFPYHIHYIVDDTNKQIVVLAIIHAYRNPKDYSRR is encoded by the coding sequence ATGAGCTATAATTTTGTAAACAAACCCAACGTAAATCAGGACATTGAGGACATTGTTGTCTATTACAAAAACATAAATCCCGAACTTGCCAATGCTATTTTAGACCGAGTGGAAGAAGCTAAAAAACACATTTCGGATTTTCCTCTCGCTTTTCAGATAAAATACAAGAATGTTAGAACCATACTTTTAGAACAATTTCCGTATCATATTCATTATATCGTGGACGATACCAACAAACAAATTGTTGTTCTTGCTATTATACACGCCTACCGAAACCCTAAAGATTATTCGAGGAGATAA